A region of Staphylococcus sp. IVB6181 DNA encodes the following proteins:
- the accC gene encoding acetyl-CoA carboxylase biotin carboxylase subunit, protein MKKVLIANRGEIAVRIIRACKDLGLHTVAIYSEGDKDALHTQIADEAYCVGPTQSKDSYLNIPNILSIATSTGCDAVHPGYGFLAENGDFAELCEACQLKFVGPSYESIQKMGIKDVAKDEMINANVPVVPGSDGLVESIEDAKKTAEEIGYPVIIKATAGGGGKGIRVARDEKELENGYKMTQQEAETAFGNGGLYLEKFIENFRHIEFQIIGDQYGNVIQLGERDCTIQRRMQKLVEEAPSPILTEEKRHEMGQASIRAAKAVNYENAGTIEYIYDLDTDEYYFMEMNTRIQVEHPVTEMVTGVDLVKLQLQVAMGEPLPFKQEDIKINGHAMEFRINAENPYKNFMPSPGKITQYLAPGGFGVRIESACYTNYTIPPYYDSMVAKLIVHEPTREQTIMAGLRALSEFLVLGIDTTIPFHIRLLENDIFNSGQYSTKFLEQNNIMNED, encoded by the coding sequence ATGAAAAAGGTATTAATCGCCAACCGCGGAGAAATCGCGGTTCGAATCATTAGAGCATGTAAGGATTTAGGATTGCACACAGTAGCAATTTATTCTGAAGGGGATAAAGACGCATTACATACTCAAATTGCTGATGAAGCATACTGTGTAGGTCCTACACAATCTAAGGATTCTTATTTAAACATTCCAAACATTTTATCTATCGCAACTTCAACAGGTTGTGATGCAGTGCATCCTGGATACGGCTTTTTAGCTGAAAACGGTGATTTTGCGGAATTATGCGAAGCTTGCCAACTTAAATTTGTCGGACCAAGCTATGAGTCTATTCAAAAAATGGGTATTAAAGACGTCGCAAAAGATGAAATGATTAATGCGAATGTACCGGTCGTACCAGGCAGCGATGGACTTGTAGAATCAATTGAAGATGCTAAGAAAACAGCTGAGGAAATCGGATATCCAGTTATTATCAAAGCTACTGCCGGCGGCGGCGGTAAAGGGATTCGTGTTGCACGTGATGAGAAAGAATTAGAAAATGGTTATAAAATGACACAGCAAGAGGCTGAAACAGCATTCGGCAATGGCGGACTATATTTAGAAAAATTCATAGAAAATTTCCGTCACATCGAATTTCAAATTATCGGGGATCAGTATGGCAACGTTATACAACTAGGGGAACGCGACTGTACGATTCAAAGAAGAATGCAGAAACTTGTCGAAGAAGCACCTTCTCCGATTCTAACAGAAGAAAAACGTCATGAAATGGGGCAAGCATCAATCAGAGCGGCTAAAGCTGTAAATTATGAAAATGCCGGAACGATTGAATATATCTATGATTTAGATACAGATGAGTATTACTTCATGGAAATGAACACAAGAATCCAAGTTGAGCACCCAGTTACTGAAATGGTCACAGGTGTTGATTTAGTCAAACTTCAACTTCAAGTAGCAATGGGAGAACCCTTGCCGTTTAAGCAAGAAGATATAAAAATCAATGGCCATGCTATGGAATTTCGTATTAATGCGGAAAACCCTTATAAAAACTTCATGCCATCACCTGGTAAAATCACACAATATTTAGCACCTGGCGGCTTTGGTGTTCGTATCGAATCTGCTTGCTATACAAACTATACAATTCCGCCTTACTATGATTCTATGGTTGCTAAACTGATTGTGCATGAACCTACACGTGAACAAACAATCATGGCCGGCTTACGAGCATTAAGCGAGTTTTTAGTACTTGGTATTGATACAACTATTCCTTTCCATATCCGTCTATTGGAAAATGATATTTTCAACAGCGGACAATACAGCACCAAGTTCTTAGAACAAAATAACATTATGAATGAAGACTAA
- a CDS encoding Asp23/Gls24 family envelope stress response protein yields MVKVSENTHSQLGRIEISPEVLISIASIATSEIEGLAGHFAELKNASPEKLNRKNLTKGIKLDTKEDGIYIDVFCEFKYGINISKTALKIQETIFNSLSNMTTIVPKQVNVHITHIEVEK; encoded by the coding sequence ATGGTTAAGGTATCAGAAAATACACATTCACAGCTAGGAAGAATTGAAATTTCACCTGAAGTCTTAATTTCAATTGCAAGCATTGCAACATCTGAAATTGAAGGGCTTGCTGGACACTTTGCCGAATTAAAAAATGCATCTCCAGAAAAACTGAACCGAAAAAATCTGACTAAGGGTATCAAATTAGATACAAAAGAAGATGGAATTTATATAGATGTATTCTGTGAGTTTAAATATGGTATAAACATTTCTAAAACTGCATTGAAAATTCAAGAGACAATTTTCAATTCACTCAGCAACATGACAACTATAGTTCCTAAACAAGTCAACGTTCATATTACACATATCGAGGTTGAAAAGTAA
- the nusB gene encoding transcription antitermination factor NusB produces MSRKESRSQAFQALFQLEMKNTDLSIDEAINFIKDDYPDLEFDFIHWLVSGVKDHESVLDEQIQENLKDWKVSRLLKTDRIILRIAAFELKHSDTPPKVVINEAVELAKQFSDDDHYRFINGVLSNLNQ; encoded by the coding sequence ATGAGTCGTAAAGAATCAAGAAGCCAAGCATTTCAAGCACTATTCCAACTTGAAATGAAAAATACAGATTTATCTATAGACGAAGCCATTAACTTTATTAAAGATGATTATCCAGACTTGGAATTTGATTTTATTCATTGGCTGGTTTCAGGCGTTAAAGACCATGAAAGCGTACTAGATGAACAAATTCAAGAAAATCTTAAAGACTGGAAAGTATCTCGATTATTAAAAACCGATCGCATTATACTAAGAATAGCAGCTTTTGAACTTAAGCATAGCGATACACCGCCAAAAGTGGTCATCAATGAAGCAGTCGAGCTTGCGAAACAATTCAGCGACGATGATCACTATCGCTTTATTAACGGCGTGTTGAGTAATTTAAATCAATAG